The region AAAAGATTATCAggtttaaaaataataaaatttaatttttagttgatctaattttaaataaaattttgtttGATTTAAATCGAAAGGCTACTAAAGCTTTAATGCATAACTCCATAATATTTTGATAACAGCGAATCTCAGTCCAAGGCATGGCCGGCAAAGTAGGTGAAAAACAATGAACTAGTGATCATCGAACATTGATATATACTCCTTGTTTCCTTTTTATTGGCttttatgattatgaatattCTAGTCTACGTAGAATAAATTATAGAGTAAGGTAACTCATCAACCTAGCTAGCTATCTCATCAAAGAACATGTCGTCCCTTTTGGATTTGCCTGAAGTAACCTTAGACTTAATCCTCAACCAACTTTCACCAAAAGAACTATGTAGAATGTTAGAGGTGTGTGTTTTCTTAAGGGATAAATGTAAAAGTGATGATTTATGGGAAAAGCACTTGAAAAACAAATGGGGTAGAGTTATTGGTGAGGCTGTTTATAAAGAGTGGCATTTGCATGTTACAAAAGCGAAGGAAGGGAATCATGGAACCAACAATCAGAATGGATCATTTGGTTCCTTTGTTGGTGTTTGGCCTAATCTCTACCTTTGTTCTTACTTACAAGATTCTTCGTTGGTAATTAATAATCAATGGTCAAATCACTTCATGATGTCTTTGTTTTTCTCTTTAGAACGTGGTAGGTTTTGGTTTCCTGCTCAGGTTTACAAGGTAATTAAAGAAGATCACTCAATATATTGTAAACTtaaatttcaatttttttcatATATTAAATTTGTTTGCAGGGGTTAGTGGTTCATGATGCCTTGGTTAGATATGACTATGAATCAAATACCTTTCAAGCTAGGTATGCCAAATGTTTGCATATTCTTCCTActttatattattttatatttattgCACTGATTACACAAAACTACCTAGAATTAGATGATAACATTTCTTTTGATGATTAAGAGAGTTTATAACCTAATCTATATCGTATACATATGCTATTATGGAAGGTCAGATAAGTCAATGAAATGtcataaattatttttataaattctCTCAAACTAATAATTTTACAAAATTTATGTTATTATTATGTAAGGTCAGATAAGTCAATGTAAAAAAAACTTTTTGTTTCATAAATTTTTGAGTTTGTTAATCTATTTAAATATTAGTTGAATTACTTATTTAcgtatatttatataaaatagaCTTTTAAGTAGATTAACAAGTTAATCAAACCTTAAAAAAATGACACATTAGAAATAAAAAATAAGTCTATGATAGATCATATGCAAGACTTATGCCTTGACTTTATAACATATCAATCTTATGCTTGACAAGTCTAACTTGATTCCATTTATTATCACTCCCACACATAACGAATAACCAATTATATGATCCTGTTTGTTTTATTTAGTTTTTAAATGACTTTCATAATATCACATATTTTTGTGTAAAAAAATgtacaatttttttcaaaaagaatttctaatgaaaaattaatttaaatagtttttcataaatattattttagatattttattattttgttataACTTTTTTGAATATTATGTTGGGTAACTTATATTCTAAGTTACTTGCGAATTAAATGTTAAGAGATAATTAAGAGTAATGGAGAGAGAGGTGTTATTAGAATTTACATACAATAAAAGAGCTATTTATATGGTTAAGAAAACAATAACTAACAAAAATAGAAAATCATGACACTTTGTTTGTGTAACAAGTTTCACTTGCAACATTTTCTAACCGTCACTAAAAGTCAAGTATCGAAATTCAATTAACTCCTAATACCctttttaattcatatttttcAAGATCCTTTTTCCCAATGACCCTTTATCTTCAAACTTTGTATGCTACAAGGTTTTGTCAAGATGTATGCCAATTGCAACTTAGTCTTGCAATGCTCAATGTTCAACCTCTTTTTACCAACTTGATCCCTAATGAAATAATAACTCATTTCTATGTGCTTACTCATACCATGTCTCATATGATGGTTTTCCAAATGAAACATTGACTTATTATCCACTAGCAACTTGATTTGCAGACAATTGTTCACATTCAACTCTTCAAACAACATATCCAACCAAGAGCTTGACTTGCAACATATGAGGGTACAACCTACTCTGATTCACATGAAGACAAAGCCACAACTGCTTTCTTATTTGAACTCCATGAGATTCGTTCTAATCCAAGCATGAACAAATATCTAACCATGTTCTTTCTTTAATCTTGATCACCACTCCAATCTAAATCAGATGAACCATACACCTTAGCATCCATTATTGTGTTTTGTTGATTTGGCATGAGTACTCCATGGTCAGTTGTACCTGTAATATACCTTAGGATCCTCTTTGCTGCAAGTAGATGACATAATATTGACTTCTCCATGAATCTACCAACCATTCCCAAACTATGATAAATATCAGGCATTGTATTGCAAAGATACCTCAATGAGGTTGATTTGCTTGTACAATGTACTATCCACCAACTCATTTTTTGACTCCTTTTTTACTTTGATGTTGGTCTCCATAGGTATGTTTGCAGGATTTCAATTGCTCATGTTGAACTTATTCAAGATGTCTTGTGCATATTTCTTATGATGCAATAAAACTCCATGGCTTATCTTTACAAGTTCCATTCCTAGGAAGTAAGTCGAATTTCCTAAGTCAGGCAAATAAAACTCATTCTTCATGtttgctttgaacttttctaaTACATCTTTATTAGAACGCGTGACCAATAGATCATCCACATAGAGGCATATGAGGATATGGTCTTGTTCACTTGAGCCTTTTACATACACTTCATGTTCTGATGTGTACTTGTTGAAACTTATCTTGATAAAGAAGCTATCAATCCTTTTGTTCCATGCGCTAGGTGCTTGCTTTAATCCATACAAAGATTTTCTCAACCTGTACACAATCTTCTCATACCCTTTCACCTAAAAACTAGGTGGTTGCTTCAGATAAACTTCTTCTTCTAGAGGTTCACTGAGGAAGGCTTACTTTACATCAAGCTGGTGCATCTTTCAACCTCTATATTCTACAAAACCTGCACCTAATGTCATGGTGTTAAGTCAAGCCAATTGTGCATAAACTTCATTGAAATCAATGCTAGGCTTTTGAAGAAAACATGTTGCCATTAATCTTGTCTTATGCTTGGGAATTTCATAATTTGGCCTCAACTTCAGCTTGTAAACTACTTGGCATTTATTGTCTTCTTTCTTGAATAATAAACCAATTCTCAGGTTCTGTTATTTTCAATGGTGTTGATCTCTTTATTCATTTCACCTTAAAAATTAGCATCTTTCATGGCTTGAATATGATTAATTGGCTCTGATTCAGCCAATGGCTTCTTCAATTAGATCAGCATTTTCTCTCACGACTTGATCTGGAAATTTCTCATAATCATTCAGTCTGACAGATTGAGTTTTTGATCTTGTTGATCTTCTCACCTCTTGAGGTTGTGCAGGCTTTGTCTCAACTTTTACTACTTATTCATCATCTTGGATAATAGTTCTAATGTGACTTGAACCTTTACCCTCATGCATTGAGTTAATAAAGTTCCATCCTTTACTTTCATCAAATTCCACATCCCTTCTAATCACCACCTTGTTCTTAATTAGTGAGAACAACTTGTAGGCACCCATGTAGTGATAGCCAACCAAAATCATGGATTGGCATCTATCATCAATCTTTTTTCTGAGTTACTTAGGTGTATGTCTATAACACAATGAGCCAAAAATCTTGAAGTGTCCAACACTTGGTTTCAAGCCATACCGCTCTTTATAAGGAGTTTTGCCATGCACATTCTTTGTGGACATCTATTGATGATGTAGACAACAATAAAGGTAACCTCACCCAAAAAATGGTTTGGCATTTTCCTTGCCTTGAGCATGCTTCCTGTCATGTTCAAAATACTTATGTTCTTTCTCTCAACAATGCCATTATGATGAGATGTGTAATGTGTTATAACTTCATGCTCAATATCTTCCTTTTCACAAAACTCATAAAATTCAGTTGACTTATTCTCACCACCATTATTAGTTCTCAACCTTTTGATCACTACTACAGAAAAACATATAATGACGGTTGGGAAACACATATAATGACGGTTTCACGCCCGTTGTTAGGTAGcatgtgattgtatatatatatatatatatatatatatatatatatatatatatatatatatatatatatatatatatatatatatatatatatatatatcggtTTCCACAACGAGCGAGTGAACATGGTTATAAGTTAGGTAGCGTGCTACTTATAACAACGGGTAAAGAAGACAATTATTGTGAAATAATTTATAGGTCATTTGTTCGAATCCCATCAACGTTATTCTTGCGTTTTAACATTTCACCACCGTTATTTATTTCAACCATTATGGTATATGTAagagtttattataaaatatgagATTGCTTGTTTTTACCTGCCTCTCATAAACCATATACAACCATTCAAATATAATTTTGAGATAATAATtagaaaaattaaattattcttgaaaaacaaATTAAACGGTCCAATGTTTTTCAAATTGCATGCATCTTGTAATTCATGATTTCCTCATTAACCCATATAATTTGATTCAATCCCAAATTATTCAAAGTAAGAATGATGGATAGATGTCTTCTAAGTCTTTCACACAAAATTTGATTTCATCTTTTTTTTCAAGTATATTTTTCAAACATCAAATTTTGTGCGAAACATTCAAACCGACATTCATTTATCATAATCATTTGGAATAATTTGTGGCATTGAATCAAGTTCTATGGGCTAAAGAGAAAATCATGAAATATAAGATGCATGTAATTCTAAAAATATTGGATCGTCTAAGTTGTTTTTAAAGATAATTTAATGTCTCTGATTATTATCTCAAACATCAATTTAAATGAATGCAAGTTCCATGAGGGCTTAGTGAAACAAGCAATCACATATGATATAACAAACTCACCTAACAATATTTATCAAcaaaaaaatcaattaattaacATAGATTGGAAGAACTTGATAGCTACGTTCTTGGAAAATTAAGACAAAATTGTAAAATGAAAGGAGGATGGAACTAAGGAGAAAACTGCAAACTTGTATTAAATTTGAATGGATGCCATTCTAGATCTACCACACAAGCTTGCATTATTCACTTCAGCTTCATCCTCTATTGTATTTTTTCTTCATAGCAACACAAACCAATTGCAATCCTACAAACATCATGTAAAAAAATAACATATTAACATAAATTAGCAGTACATTATAATCTAACAAAAATTTATCAACATACAAAAATTTGTCAACAACGAACAACAAATCATGTGAAACAtaacaaggtcttcaatcttcATGCCTAGTTGAATTCGTGCAGTTCTCAAGGTCTTCATAGCTCTCAAGATCTTCATCTGATTCAGAATCAGTTTCATCCATATTCATTAGGCCCTTCACAATAGCCTCTACCTTCCTCATCTTTTCAGGGTTAAGATCCTCGAAAAGAATCTTCTTATAGCCCATTCCACCAGACGGTTCAACAACACTAATATGATCCTGAAAACTTAAGCTTTCTTGACTTTGTTCAACCATAACTCCAGCATATCAATAACCCCATTTATAACCTCAATCTCGTGGATAAGTTTTCTCCCACTATTCATGTTGAGAGAATGATTTGAAATTTGAACAAGAAGAGAAACCATTTTTCAAAATAACATACAACAACCAGAAAAAAGCCATAAACTCTCGAACAAGAAGAAAATCATGTGAtacataacaacaacatacacGAAAACAAGAgaatgaggaagaagaagaatacaTTTATGTATGAAGAACAAGATTGAGGCTATACTGTAAACTAAGAAAGCTAATGATGAAGAAGAGAGAAAATGCGTGCTAGGGTTTTGCTGTGAGACATACGAAGATACTGTCAAGAAGCGAGAACTAATTCGCTTACATATTGGTAAACAATTTCACCATTGTAGTATTCAAAAACCATGATGAAATGTAATGACTTTCACAATGGTTGACATTAACAACCATGGTGATAggtattttaattttaattttaattttaattttaattttaattttaatatatatatatatatatatatatatatatatattaaggAAAACACTTATTATAATGAAAAAGTAGAAAATTGTTGGAGCTGGGATTTGAACCCTGTCACTCCATAATTGTATAATCACGACTATTTAGTTTAACCGTAATGCAATGTTTTTTTTCgtaaatatttaaaaaataaaaaaaatacatcCAAAAATAAGGTATTACCACAGTTAACTATGAGACCGTTGTAATTTAATGTTATAAAAAGGTCTATTTTGTAATAATGGATTACACATTTAGACTGTTTCTCAATAAGCAACTTGAATCTCTTAAAATTGGCAAGCAACTTCACTTTTCTTCTCCAACATATAAATCCACATATATCTAATGAATTCATCTATGAAGGTTAAGAAGTAGCAATTACGTCCTAGTGACTTCACTTCAAAAGTACCAGACACATCTGAGTGCACCATATCCAATTTCTATTGTGACTTTATTGTCTACTTCAAAAGGAGCACTACTCGTATAGTTGCTTTGGCATTGTGATCTTGGAAATTCCATACCCCATCTTCTTTATGTGCATCAAACCAAGACTCTTAAAATTGAGATGGTCAAACCTCTGATGCCAAGTCCAATTTCGACCTCCAACTATGGTTGATACAAGATATTGATGGTCTAGCATATTGATCATAATATTGAATGTCCCGTTGGTTGACAAGGGCGCCTTCAAGATTAGCTTGGAACTTTCATCAAACATCTTGAGATATTTATCTTCTTGCTTCATTGTGTAGTCTTTATGAATATATTGACCCAAATTGATCAAGCTGTTTGTCATTAAAGGCACACATAACACATTATATATGATTGTTTCTTGTCCATCCTTCTTCTTCTTCGCAAGATTGTTCCTCATTCCTTCTAATATGATAGTGTTACTATTTCTAAATCTGATGGTTCTCCCCACTGATTCATCTAGCTTGATGAACCAATTTGTATTCCAATCATATAATTGTCGCACCCTGTGTCAAGGTACCAAACATTGGTTTTATCTTTAGCCAATTGTGTATCAGCCATCAAAAAGACCTTTTCTGAGTAAAAATTCAAACATGGGCAAATTTTGTTACACTATTCTCATCCTCCTTCGAATATTTTTGAATGTAACAATCCTTAGCATAGTGTCCAAAAGTTTTGGCAACACTATCATTGAACTTCCTTCATCTCCACATTCTTTTTTACTTTCTGAGAGGGAGGATCACCATTCTTGCTTGTCTCACCCTAACTTTTTGAATTCTTGCTTGCATCATCACTTTCATTCCACTTCTTTTTCCatttttcttttcctttgttGTTCCTTGAGGAGCCTATTTTCAATTTCTTGAAATATTTGACTTGCAAAGCTTGTTCAGATACCTTCTCTAAATTTCTCTGTTTCAGCCTCAACTCACGAACTTCATGAGATGTTTGCAATTATTCAATCttcattttgaaaaatatttgGACTCTTCAATGGTCACAACAATGTGAACAAACTTGGTAGGAAGAGATATTAGAACCTTTTCCACTTTCTTCCGTTCATAAATCTTTTCTCCACACAACTTCATATGATTGGTCAATACCACCAATTTTGGTAAGAACTAAAAAAAAATTGCTTCACTATCACTCATATGCAAATTCTAATATTATTTTCTCAAGGATTACAACTTAACTTTCTTAAATTTCTCATCCCCACCATATAATTTCTTGAGAATATTTCATACATCTTTGGTCATTTCTTGCTCAATGATCTTCTCAAAGACATTTGAATCCACACACAGATGGATCAAGAACAATCATTTTCCATCTTTCTAGCTCATTTCATTATGAGTATCTCTTTGTGCCTCAGTAGCATTTGTCTTTAATGTCAAGAAACCATAATTTACGATTTCAAGCACATCTTAAAATTTGAATATGTCTTTCATTTGCGCACACTAATATTATAAAGTTCTCCCTTGAAAGCTGGTGGAATTGATTGTAGTTCAATTTTCCATGGTTTGATATTGAGAATCGAATTGGGACTCTAGATGCCAATTTGTTTGGTAACTTATATTCTATGTTACTTGCAAATTGAGGAAattaagagagagagagatttcATATGCAATAAGAGAGTTATTTATAAATAGGACTGAGAAATCACTATAATAGATTAAATAACTAACTAATCAAAAACAGAAAGCAGTAACACTTTGCTTAATGCAAGTTTCATTTGCAACACTTTATATATGTCACTAATAGTAATATAATAGAATTTTAAAAAACCACTTAAATATAAATCTATTTTAAATAACTTCCCATACAAATTATTTTTGAGattatattttataaaaaattaagtgattttaattatgttttaatattaaatttatatatttatgtTACTAGAAGTCAAAATGAATCTttttatttatgaaaaataagttagaatattaaaaaaaaatttttATGAAAGTTCACTTATAAAAatacataatttttttttgtataaaaTTACAATAAACTAGCCTTAATCTAACTTAAATTGATCGATGCAATATGTGTATAACTATTACAAAACTTTTGGCCAACTTGTCCGATATGATAAACAAGATTAATTTTCCCTGTTCCATCTTTGTATTCAAATCTTAATGACAAATTGTCTATTTTGTTTTGCATGAATAAATTGTGTTAGATATCAACATGGTGGTTGGCGATTATTTGGAAACAACATGGAGTGGGATATGGTGAGAGTTCCATCCGTTGATTCTCATCCATATGTTGTTCACGTGTCTGACTGTTTAGACAAGTTGAAACCAGGGAATCATATTGAGATCCAGTGGAGAGGAAATACTCAAAGTCCTTATGGTAATATACGCTTCTAATTTAATTCTGTTTCTACAAAATAGATATTATATCATATTTATAATAACTGTGGAAATGTATATTGCAGATTGGTGGTACGCTGTTATTGGCCACTTAGAATCATGTAACAAGAATGAGAATTATTGCCGGTGCTATTGCAGCGGTGAGAAATCTTTTCTAATTATTTTGGTTGGTGTTTTTCTAGAGATATGGTATACGATCAATTATATTGATGTAGAATTTAGAGGaagaaaatatatatttttttgaaTACTCTTATATTATTGAATCCACCACACACTCACTTTTATATAGGTTTAAAGGAAACTGGATAGAAGACAATAAGTTGGTAATCAAGATGAGGACTCTTTGGTTTTCTCAATCTTAATGATACAACTCTACCATAAATCTAAATAAAGAGAATTATTATAATGTGATGGTTACAATTCTTTCATAATACATACTAAAGATAGCGGTGGTTACAACACATTAATTTTAACACTCCCCCTTAATGAGTTGATATTTAACTCTCATTGCTTCTCTAAGTTGCTGAAATTTTCCTCTAGGTAGTGCTTTAGTAAAAATGTCTGCAAGCTACTCTTGTGAACTGCAGAAAGCTAACTGCACATCTCCTTCTTAAATCACACTTCGAATGAAGTGATGCTTTATGTTAATGTGTCTGGTCCGGTTATGAAAAACAGGATTCTTTGCCATGGCAATAACTGATTTGTTGTCACAATGAAGCTGTAGACTTCCCTCTTGTTTCTCTCCAATATCTTCTAATATTCTTCTCAACCAAAGTGATTGTTGTGTAGCCAAACCAGCTGCTAAATACTCAGCTTCAGCTGAAGATTGTGCCACAGTATCTTGCTTCTTTTAGCACCAAGAGATCACACCTAAACCAAGGTTGAATACATAACCTGAAGTGCTCTTCATATCATCAACACTTCCGGCCCAATCACTATCACAATAGCCTTTAGCTTCAAGTTTAGAATTCTTCTCAAATCTGATTCCATGCTCCATGGTTCCCATGACATACCTTAGAACTCTTTTTGCTGCCCCGAGATGTAAATGAATTGGTTTACTCATGAATCTTGAGAGTAAACTAGCAGCAAACATTAAATCGGGCCTTGAAGCTGTAAGATAAAACAAACTTCCAACCAAACTTCTATACATGCTTGCATCTACTAATCTTCCACCATTTTCCTTCTGTAATTTTTCATTCACCACTAAAGGAATATCAATAGGTTTGCAGCCATACATGCCAAACTTTTTCAAAATACTTTCGGCATATCTCTTTTGACAAATGAAAACTCCATATTCATCTTGGTAAACCTCAATACCAAGAAAATGATGCAACAAGCCAATATCACTCATCTCatattttttcatcatttctattttaaaattttcaatcatTTTCTTGTTGTTATCCGTATACACCAAATCATCAAC is a window of Lathyrus oleraceus cultivar Zhongwan6 chromosome 6, CAAS_Psat_ZW6_1.0, whole genome shotgun sequence DNA encoding:
- the LOC127093670 gene encoding F-box protein At2g32560: MSSLLDLPEVTLDLILNQLSPKELCRMLEVCVFLRDKCKSDDLWEKHLKNKWGRVIGEAVYKEWHLHVTKAKEGNHGTNNQNGSFGSFVGVWPNLYLCSYLQDSSLVINNQWSNHFMMSLFFSLERGRFWFPAQVYKGLVVHDALVRYDYESNTFQARYQHGGWRLFGNNMEWDMVRVPSVDSHPYVVHVSDCLDKLKPGNHIEIQWRGNTQSPYDWWYAVIGHLESCNKNENYCRCYCSDTIMVEFKQYPERSNMRRIKLSRKNGEQGDRAGGFYGGIRKLYSSDEIEAWKKLILLVTNVFGPWILYASSGSTISNPLDFEVNFRRLVQSCEPKIDVIANVSDSVSILKKEVGRKRIHKDVTFSQKWNKGLHRWTANENEPSVEGRYCKGVMKTAELIKNSTNDGHSCENMVKEPRKVHDRGTVEKPSSSTLD